One Clarias gariepinus isolate MV-2021 ecotype Netherlands chromosome 5, CGAR_prim_01v2, whole genome shotgun sequence genomic region harbors:
- the LOC128524386 gene encoding CASP8 and FADD-like apoptosis regulator isoform X2, translated as MSLSTPVLHTINRIVEELTPEECKRLSYLCGELRTERCNNNVKEMLQSCLVHANPAFLIELMLRMRRYDLLSRVLGVSKTEAERRMKNSHALSGYRVLMAELSEDVGTDDLKSLVFLLRGTLPKEKLENFECFLDVVVELEKLDQISSTRMDMMVDYLRAIRRADLAKRLSQYQGKAETQRPATIKLREERRACQAASPQTSTASCSARKHTTPCVNPTAPQFVSPSKPRERQEDVYRMQSEPRGVCVIIDCVGTEGENLKKIFSSLHFHVSLHMLLNVREVFSCLEQISRQSDHYSSDAFICCIISRSHSSQLLGTDSHGLGLDLNIVRQLFMPNSCPGLTGKPKLFFIQGYDISRSSNSIRFSDNEDGELETDSPLQCRVIVEDVPGDADVFWSHCWTNGKQLEDVNHHSVYLQSLKEALVDGQKRRFHVVDLHMAVNRAVYAHNNIRPASAYHINLRHTLRKSVYLS; from the exons ATGTCTTTGTCGACGCCGGTTTTACACACCATTAACCGAATAGTGGAGGAGCTCACTCCAGAGGAATGTAAGCGTTTGTCCTACCTGTGTGGAGAGCTTCGCACTGAGCGCTGCAACAACAACGTCAAGGAAATGCTCCAGTCTTGTTTGGTGCACGCGAATCCAGCCTTTCTGATTGAGCTGATGCTCAGGATGCGGCGATATGATTTACTCTCCAGGGTGTTAGGAGTCAGTAAAACCGAGGCTGAGCGGCGTATGAAAAACAGCCATGCTCTCTCAGGATACAG GGTACTGATGGCTGAATTGAGCGAGGATGTTGGAACAGACGATTTGAAGTCATTAGTTTTCCTGCTCAGAGGCACCCTGCCCAAAGAAAAATTGGAAAACTTTGAG TGCTTCCTGGATGTGGTCGTGGAATTAGAGAAGTTGGATCAGATCAGCAGCACCAGGATGGACATGATGGTGGATTACCTGAGAGCTATCCGCCGTGCCGACCTGGCCAAGAGACTCAGCCAGTACCAGGGAAAAG ctGAAACACAAAGACCTGCCACGATAAAGTTGAGAGAAGAAAGGCGAGCTTGTCAAGCTGCATCG cctcAAACTTCAACAGCATCCTGTAGTGCCAGGAAGCACACCACACCCTGTG TTAACCCTACAGCACCGCAGTTTGTCTCACCCAGCAAACCACGTGAG CGTCAGGAGGATGTGTACAGGATGCAGAGCGAGCCCcggggagtgtgtgtgatcatAGACTGCGTGGGTACTGAAGGAG agaatcttaaaaaaatattttcgaGCCTTCACTTCCATGTGAGCCTTCACATGCTACTAAATGTCAGAGAAGTCTTTTCCTGCTTGGAGCAAATCTCCAGACAGAGCGATCATTACAGCTCAGACGCCTTTATCTGCTGCATCATCAGCCGGTCCCACTCATCCCAGCTGCTCGGCACTGACTCGCACGGCCTGGGACTCGACCTGAACATTGTCCGTCAATTATTTATGCCTAACTCCTGCCCAGGACTGACTGGAAAGCCCAAACTCTTCTTTATCCAAGGCTATGACATCTCCCGGTCATCAAATTCTATAAGGTTCTCTGATAACGAGGACGGAGAGCTGGAGACGGATAGCCCTCTCCAATGTCGCGTCATAGTGGAAGATGTGCCGGGGGACGCAGACGTCTTCTGGAGTCACTGCTGGACCAATGGAAAGCAGCTTGAGGATGTCAACCATCATTCTGTGTATTTACAGTCCCTGAAAGAGGCCTTAGTTGATGGACAGAAGAG GAGATTTCACGTGGTGGATCTTCACATGGCAGTGAATCGAGCAGTATATGCTCATAACAACATCCGTCCAGCATCAGCGTATCACATCAACCTCAGACACACGCTACGGAAAAGCGTCTATCTCTCATAA
- the LOC128524386 gene encoding CASP8 and FADD-like apoptosis regulator isoform X1, which produces MSLSTPVLHTINRIVEELTPEECKRLSYLCGELRTERCNNNVKEMLQSCLVHANPAFLIELMLRMRRYDLLSRVLGVSKTEAERRMKNSHALSGYRVLMAELSEDVGTDDLKSLVFLLRGTLPKEKLENFECFLDVVVELEKLDQISSTRMDMMVDYLRAIRRADLAKRLSQYQGKAETQRPATIKLREERRACQAASPQTSTASCSARKHTTPCGKFVNPTAPQFVSPSKPRERQEDVYRMQSEPRGVCVIIDCVGTEGENLKKIFSSLHFHVSLHMLLNVREVFSCLEQISRQSDHYSSDAFICCIISRSHSSQLLGTDSHGLGLDLNIVRQLFMPNSCPGLTGKPKLFFIQGYDISRSSNSIRFSDNEDGELETDSPLQCRVIVEDVPGDADVFWSHCWTNGKQLEDVNHHSVYLQSLKEALVDGQKRRFHVVDLHMAVNRAVYAHNNIRPASAYHINLRHTLRKSVYLS; this is translated from the exons ATGTCTTTGTCGACGCCGGTTTTACACACCATTAACCGAATAGTGGAGGAGCTCACTCCAGAGGAATGTAAGCGTTTGTCCTACCTGTGTGGAGAGCTTCGCACTGAGCGCTGCAACAACAACGTCAAGGAAATGCTCCAGTCTTGTTTGGTGCACGCGAATCCAGCCTTTCTGATTGAGCTGATGCTCAGGATGCGGCGATATGATTTACTCTCCAGGGTGTTAGGAGTCAGTAAAACCGAGGCTGAGCGGCGTATGAAAAACAGCCATGCTCTCTCAGGATACAG GGTACTGATGGCTGAATTGAGCGAGGATGTTGGAACAGACGATTTGAAGTCATTAGTTTTCCTGCTCAGAGGCACCCTGCCCAAAGAAAAATTGGAAAACTTTGAG TGCTTCCTGGATGTGGTCGTGGAATTAGAGAAGTTGGATCAGATCAGCAGCACCAGGATGGACATGATGGTGGATTACCTGAGAGCTATCCGCCGTGCCGACCTGGCCAAGAGACTCAGCCAGTACCAGGGAAAAG ctGAAACACAAAGACCTGCCACGATAAAGTTGAGAGAAGAAAGGCGAGCTTGTCAAGCTGCATCG cctcAAACTTCAACAGCATCCTGTAGTGCCAGGAAGCACACCACACCCTGTGGTAAGTTTG TTAACCCTACAGCACCGCAGTTTGTCTCACCCAGCAAACCACGTGAG CGTCAGGAGGATGTGTACAGGATGCAGAGCGAGCCCcggggagtgtgtgtgatcatAGACTGCGTGGGTACTGAAGGAG agaatcttaaaaaaatattttcgaGCCTTCACTTCCATGTGAGCCTTCACATGCTACTAAATGTCAGAGAAGTCTTTTCCTGCTTGGAGCAAATCTCCAGACAGAGCGATCATTACAGCTCAGACGCCTTTATCTGCTGCATCATCAGCCGGTCCCACTCATCCCAGCTGCTCGGCACTGACTCGCACGGCCTGGGACTCGACCTGAACATTGTCCGTCAATTATTTATGCCTAACTCCTGCCCAGGACTGACTGGAAAGCCCAAACTCTTCTTTATCCAAGGCTATGACATCTCCCGGTCATCAAATTCTATAAGGTTCTCTGATAACGAGGACGGAGAGCTGGAGACGGATAGCCCTCTCCAATGTCGCGTCATAGTGGAAGATGTGCCGGGGGACGCAGACGTCTTCTGGAGTCACTGCTGGACCAATGGAAAGCAGCTTGAGGATGTCAACCATCATTCTGTGTATTTACAGTCCCTGAAAGAGGCCTTAGTTGATGGACAGAAGAG GAGATTTCACGTGGTGGATCTTCACATGGCAGTGAATCGAGCAGTATATGCTCATAACAACATCCGTCCAGCATCAGCGTATCACATCAACCTCAGACACACGCTACGGAAAAGCGTCTATCTCTCATAA